One genomic segment of Sebastes fasciatus isolate fSebFas1 chromosome 17, fSebFas1.pri, whole genome shotgun sequence includes these proteins:
- the kiaa0319l gene encoding dyslexia-associated protein KIAA0319-like protein isoform X2 has protein sequence MSYAHHKLLTWSLPHLLFLPLTYLLLLASPTGVSANLCRVTGGVLGIDWSGAIGLGWHSLARGIGGATCWQSCCLNPSCNAVWSLGGQCVLLRCSQKGGCPITSLPQPHKESLGLLQLLSKSPVITARRRRALHAKHAEGQAPHTGHLTSTEIPELEKETPTVPSTAAFVQTAQKNLSQLANGSADIAPAPPQQNSTDTVDTAASSNSSDVSTSATTATAVITTPTQTVRELVVSAGESVEVTLPLNEVELNAFVVPTPPGTNYKFDWRLITHPKDYSGEMAGKHSKTLQLSQLTVGLYEFEVTVEGEGVYGEGYVNVTVKPEPRVNKRPVAIVSPKFQEISLPTSSTVIDGSQSTDDDKVVVWHWEEVKGPLREEKVSADTPVLTLSGLVPGNYTFSLTVTDSDGATNSTQATLLVNKAKDYRPVANAGANQVIQLPRNSMTLYGNQSTDDHDSLSYEWSLSPESKDKVVEMQGVRTPILQLSAMQEGDYTFQLTVTDSAGQQETAQVTVIVQPENNKPPVADAGPEKELTLPVDRTTLDGSKSKDDQKIATYHWKLTKGPDGVKIENADTAVATVTGLEVGTYMFSLTVTDDRKLESSDTVTVIVREELDQPPVAHVVSSPSIALPVRSATLDGSHSTDDKGGVNYLWTRDDSSPAAGDVLNNSDHQSVLFLGNLVEGKYGFTLTVTDSKGQTSTDRGTVEVKPDIWERDLVELVLEVSVSQVTHRQRDMLLRQVGVLLGVLDSDIIVRDISAFNEHSTRLVFLVSGGPGRPPLSGRSVALSLRNKLRKQKNDFLIYKARRVDTVICQLNCSSHGDCDSFTRRCVCHPFWMENFITAQLGDAESNCEWSVLYVTIASFMIVVAIATVVWGIVCCCNRRKSKVRRSKSRYKMLEADEQDSLELQPPRAARMKPVPAPTSSALMHSDSDLDSDEGQGGVPWTEQERGHLLRPQNGSLRNGQGPVRGKKQREELL, from the exons ATGTCCTATGCACACCACAAGCTGCTCACCTGGAGCTTacctcacctcctcttcctACCGCTGACCTACCTCTTGCTCCTGGCTTCTCCTACAG GTGTGTCAGCAAATCTCTGCAGGGTGACCGGCGGGGTGCTGGGGATCGACTGGAGCGGCGCCATCGGCCTGGGTTGGCACTCTCTGGCCAGAGGGATAGGCGGGGCGACGTGCTGGCAGTCCTGCTGCTTGAATCCGAGCTGCAACGCCGTGTGGAGCCTCGGCGGGCAGTGTGTGCTCCTCCGCTGCTCGCAGAAGGGGGGCTGCCCCATCACCTCCCTGCCCCAGCCACACAAGGAGTCCCTCggcctcctccagctgctctcAAAG AGTCCCGTCATCACAGCAAGACGTAGAAGAGCTCTTCACGCAAAGCATGCAGAAGGCCAAGCACCGCACACTGGACACCTTACCAGCACG GAAATCCCTGAACTGGAAAAGGAAACTCCGACAGTACCCAGCACCGCCGCATTTGTCCAAACGGCCCAAAAGAACCTCAGCCAGTTAGCCAATGGGAGTGCAGACATCGCTCCAGCTCCACCGCAGCAGAACTCAACGGACACCGTCGACACCGCCGCGTCTTCCAATAGCAGTGATGTGAGCACATCAGCAACGACCGCAACCGCTGTCATCACAACTCCAACACAGACCG TGAGGGAGCTGGTGGTGTCAGCAGGAGAGAGTGTGGAGGTCACGTTACCCCTCAACGAGGTCGAGCTCAACGCCTTTGTGGTCCCGACGCCCCCAG GGACAAACTATAAATTTGACTGGCGTCTGATAACTCATCCCAAAGATTACAGCGGGGAGATGGCAGGGAAGCACAGCAAGACACTTCAACTCAGCCAG ttgaCTGTGGGCCTGTATGAGTTTGAGGTGACGGTGGAAGGGGAGGGGGTTTATGGAGAAGGTTACGTCAATGTCACAGTCAAACCAG AGCCGCGGGTAAACAAGCGTCCTGTTGCCATAGTTTCTCCAAAGTTCCAGGAGATCTCCTTGCCAACCAGCTCGACGGTCATCGACGGCAGCC AGAGCACAGATGATGACAAGGTGGTGGTGTGGCACTGGGAGGAGGTGAAAGGTCCCCTGAGGGAGGAGAAGGTCTCCGCCGACACCCCCGTCCTCACCCTCAGCGGACTGGTGCCCGGGAACTACACATTCAG TTTGACAGTGACAGACTCAGACGGAGCCACAAACTCGACACAGGCAACCCTCTTGGTCAACAAAGCCAAGGACTACCGGCCTGTGGCCAACGCTGGCGCTAACCAG GTGATCCAGTTGCCACGCAACTCCATGACGCTGTACGGCAACCAAAGCACCGACGACCACGATTCCCTGTCCTACGAGTGGTCCCTCAGCCCTGAGAGCAAAGACAAGGTGGTGGAGATGCAG GGCGTCCGGACGCCGATCTTGCAGCTGTCGGCCATGCAGGAGGGCGACTACACCTTCCAGCTGACTGTGACGGACTCGGCTGGACAGCAGGAAACGGCGCAGGTCACCGTCATTGTGCAGCCAG AAAACAACAAGCCACCAGTAGCAGATGCAGGACCGGAGAAAGAGCTGACGCTGCCAGTCGATCGAACCACGCTGGATGGCAGTAAGAGCAAAGACGACCAGAAGATAGCCACCTACCACTGGAAACTAACCAA GGGTCCTGACGGTGTGAAGATTGAGAATGCAGACACCGCCGTTGCCACGGTGACAGGTCTCGAGGTCGGCACGTACATGTTCTCCCTGACCGTGACTGATGACAGAAAGCTGGAGAGTAGCGACACTGTCACGGTCATCGTCAGAGAAG aactggaccaacCACCTGTGGCTCATGTTGTGTCGAGTCCGTCCATCGCTCTGCCTGTCAGGAGCGCCACTCTAGATGGTTCTCACTCCACTGATGACAAAGGTGGAGTCAACTACCTGTGGACCAGAGATGATAGCAGCCCCGCCGCTGGG GATGTACTCAACAACTCTGACCACCAGTCGGTGCTGTTTCTGGGAAACCTGGTGGAGGGGAAGTACGGCTTCACCCTGACTGTAACTGACAGTAAGGGACAGACCAGCACTGACCGGGGCACCGTGGAGGTCAAACCAG ACATATGGGAGCGTGACCTGGTGGAGTTGGTGCTGGAGGTCTCCGTGTCTCAGGTCACCCACCGACAGCGCGACATGCTGCTGCGCCAGGTCGGGGTTCTACTGGGCGTGCTCGACAGCGACATCATTGTGCGAGATATCAGTGCTTTTAATGAGCACAG tACTCGTCTGGTCTTCCTGGTGTCAGGCGGTCCAGGGCGCCCTCCTCTGTCGGGCCGCAGCGTTGCACTCAGcctacgcaacaaactgcgcaAACAGAAGAATGACTTTCTCATCTACAAGGCCCGGCGAGTGGATACAGTCA TCTGCCAGCTGAACTGCTCGAGTCACGGCGATTGCGACTCGTTCACACGGCGCTGCGTCTGCCACCCGTTCTGGATGGAGAACTTCATCACAGCTCAGCTTGGAGATGCAGAGAGCAATTGTG AATGGAGCGTACTCTATGTGACTATAGCATCCTTCATGATTGTGGTTGCCATAGCAACAGTTGTCTGGGGGATAGTGTGTTGCTGCAACAG GCGTAAGAGCAAAGTGCGCAGAAGCAAAAGCAGGTATAAAATGCTAGAAGCTGATGAGCAAGACAGTCTGGAGCTACAACCACCTAGAGCTG CCCGCATGAAGCCGGTGCCCGCTCCCACCTCCTCCGCCCTGATGCACTCGGACTCTGACCTGGACAGTGACGAAGGGCAGGGCGGGGTCCCGTGGACGGAGCAGGAGCGCGGGCATCTCTTGCGGCCCCAGAACGGCTCCCTGAGGAACGGCCAGGGGCCGGTGAGGGGCAAAAAGCAAAGAGAAGAGCTGCTATag
- the kiaa0319l gene encoding dyslexia-associated protein KIAA0319-like protein isoform X1 translates to MSYAHHKLLTWSLPHLLFLPLTYLLLLASPTGVSANLCRVTGGVLGIDWSGAIGLGWHSLARGIGGATCWQSCCLNPSCNAVWSLGGQCVLLRCSQKGGCPITSLPQPHKESLGLLQLLSKSPVITARRRRALHAKHAEGQAPHTGHLTSTEIPELEKETPTVPSTAAFVQTAQKNLSQLANGSADIAPAPPQQNSTDTVDTAASSNSSDVSTSATTATAVITTPTQTGKEATVCSVRELVVSAGESVEVTLPLNEVELNAFVVPTPPGTNYKFDWRLITHPKDYSGEMAGKHSKTLQLSQLTVGLYEFEVTVEGEGVYGEGYVNVTVKPEPRVNKRPVAIVSPKFQEISLPTSSTVIDGSQSTDDDKVVVWHWEEVKGPLREEKVSADTPVLTLSGLVPGNYTFSLTVTDSDGATNSTQATLLVNKAKDYRPVANAGANQVIQLPRNSMTLYGNQSTDDHDSLSYEWSLSPESKDKVVEMQGVRTPILQLSAMQEGDYTFQLTVTDSAGQQETAQVTVIVQPENNKPPVADAGPEKELTLPVDRTTLDGSKSKDDQKIATYHWKLTKGPDGVKIENADTAVATVTGLEVGTYMFSLTVTDDRKLESSDTVTVIVREELDQPPVAHVVSSPSIALPVRSATLDGSHSTDDKGGVNYLWTRDDSSPAAGDVLNNSDHQSVLFLGNLVEGKYGFTLTVTDSKGQTSTDRGTVEVKPDIWERDLVELVLEVSVSQVTHRQRDMLLRQVGVLLGVLDSDIIVRDISAFNEHSTRLVFLVSGGPGRPPLSGRSVALSLRNKLRKQKNDFLIYKARRVDTVICQLNCSSHGDCDSFTRRCVCHPFWMENFITAQLGDAESNCEWSVLYVTIASFMIVVAIATVVWGIVCCCNRRKSKVRRSKSRYKMLEADEQDSLELQPPRAARMKPVPAPTSSALMHSDSDLDSDEGQGGVPWTEQERGHLLRPQNGSLRNGQGPVRGKKQREELL, encoded by the exons ATGTCCTATGCACACCACAAGCTGCTCACCTGGAGCTTacctcacctcctcttcctACCGCTGACCTACCTCTTGCTCCTGGCTTCTCCTACAG GTGTGTCAGCAAATCTCTGCAGGGTGACCGGCGGGGTGCTGGGGATCGACTGGAGCGGCGCCATCGGCCTGGGTTGGCACTCTCTGGCCAGAGGGATAGGCGGGGCGACGTGCTGGCAGTCCTGCTGCTTGAATCCGAGCTGCAACGCCGTGTGGAGCCTCGGCGGGCAGTGTGTGCTCCTCCGCTGCTCGCAGAAGGGGGGCTGCCCCATCACCTCCCTGCCCCAGCCACACAAGGAGTCCCTCggcctcctccagctgctctcAAAG AGTCCCGTCATCACAGCAAGACGTAGAAGAGCTCTTCACGCAAAGCATGCAGAAGGCCAAGCACCGCACACTGGACACCTTACCAGCACG GAAATCCCTGAACTGGAAAAGGAAACTCCGACAGTACCCAGCACCGCCGCATTTGTCCAAACGGCCCAAAAGAACCTCAGCCAGTTAGCCAATGGGAGTGCAGACATCGCTCCAGCTCCACCGCAGCAGAACTCAACGGACACCGTCGACACCGCCGCGTCTTCCAATAGCAGTGATGTGAGCACATCAGCAACGACCGCAACCGCTGTCATCACAACTCCAACACAGACCGGTAAGGAAGCTACCGTCTGCAGCG TGAGGGAGCTGGTGGTGTCAGCAGGAGAGAGTGTGGAGGTCACGTTACCCCTCAACGAGGTCGAGCTCAACGCCTTTGTGGTCCCGACGCCCCCAG GGACAAACTATAAATTTGACTGGCGTCTGATAACTCATCCCAAAGATTACAGCGGGGAGATGGCAGGGAAGCACAGCAAGACACTTCAACTCAGCCAG ttgaCTGTGGGCCTGTATGAGTTTGAGGTGACGGTGGAAGGGGAGGGGGTTTATGGAGAAGGTTACGTCAATGTCACAGTCAAACCAG AGCCGCGGGTAAACAAGCGTCCTGTTGCCATAGTTTCTCCAAAGTTCCAGGAGATCTCCTTGCCAACCAGCTCGACGGTCATCGACGGCAGCC AGAGCACAGATGATGACAAGGTGGTGGTGTGGCACTGGGAGGAGGTGAAAGGTCCCCTGAGGGAGGAGAAGGTCTCCGCCGACACCCCCGTCCTCACCCTCAGCGGACTGGTGCCCGGGAACTACACATTCAG TTTGACAGTGACAGACTCAGACGGAGCCACAAACTCGACACAGGCAACCCTCTTGGTCAACAAAGCCAAGGACTACCGGCCTGTGGCCAACGCTGGCGCTAACCAG GTGATCCAGTTGCCACGCAACTCCATGACGCTGTACGGCAACCAAAGCACCGACGACCACGATTCCCTGTCCTACGAGTGGTCCCTCAGCCCTGAGAGCAAAGACAAGGTGGTGGAGATGCAG GGCGTCCGGACGCCGATCTTGCAGCTGTCGGCCATGCAGGAGGGCGACTACACCTTCCAGCTGACTGTGACGGACTCGGCTGGACAGCAGGAAACGGCGCAGGTCACCGTCATTGTGCAGCCAG AAAACAACAAGCCACCAGTAGCAGATGCAGGACCGGAGAAAGAGCTGACGCTGCCAGTCGATCGAACCACGCTGGATGGCAGTAAGAGCAAAGACGACCAGAAGATAGCCACCTACCACTGGAAACTAACCAA GGGTCCTGACGGTGTGAAGATTGAGAATGCAGACACCGCCGTTGCCACGGTGACAGGTCTCGAGGTCGGCACGTACATGTTCTCCCTGACCGTGACTGATGACAGAAAGCTGGAGAGTAGCGACACTGTCACGGTCATCGTCAGAGAAG aactggaccaacCACCTGTGGCTCATGTTGTGTCGAGTCCGTCCATCGCTCTGCCTGTCAGGAGCGCCACTCTAGATGGTTCTCACTCCACTGATGACAAAGGTGGAGTCAACTACCTGTGGACCAGAGATGATAGCAGCCCCGCCGCTGGG GATGTACTCAACAACTCTGACCACCAGTCGGTGCTGTTTCTGGGAAACCTGGTGGAGGGGAAGTACGGCTTCACCCTGACTGTAACTGACAGTAAGGGACAGACCAGCACTGACCGGGGCACCGTGGAGGTCAAACCAG ACATATGGGAGCGTGACCTGGTGGAGTTGGTGCTGGAGGTCTCCGTGTCTCAGGTCACCCACCGACAGCGCGACATGCTGCTGCGCCAGGTCGGGGTTCTACTGGGCGTGCTCGACAGCGACATCATTGTGCGAGATATCAGTGCTTTTAATGAGCACAG tACTCGTCTGGTCTTCCTGGTGTCAGGCGGTCCAGGGCGCCCTCCTCTGTCGGGCCGCAGCGTTGCACTCAGcctacgcaacaaactgcgcaAACAGAAGAATGACTTTCTCATCTACAAGGCCCGGCGAGTGGATACAGTCA TCTGCCAGCTGAACTGCTCGAGTCACGGCGATTGCGACTCGTTCACACGGCGCTGCGTCTGCCACCCGTTCTGGATGGAGAACTTCATCACAGCTCAGCTTGGAGATGCAGAGAGCAATTGTG AATGGAGCGTACTCTATGTGACTATAGCATCCTTCATGATTGTGGTTGCCATAGCAACAGTTGTCTGGGGGATAGTGTGTTGCTGCAACAG GCGTAAGAGCAAAGTGCGCAGAAGCAAAAGCAGGTATAAAATGCTAGAAGCTGATGAGCAAGACAGTCTGGAGCTACAACCACCTAGAGCTG CCCGCATGAAGCCGGTGCCCGCTCCCACCTCCTCCGCCCTGATGCACTCGGACTCTGACCTGGACAGTGACGAAGGGCAGGGCGGGGTCCCGTGGACGGAGCAGGAGCGCGGGCATCTCTTGCGGCCCCAGAACGGCTCCCTGAGGAACGGCCAGGGGCCGGTGAGGGGCAAAAAGCAAAGAGAAGAGCTGCTATag